In Lachnospiraceae bacterium, one DNA window encodes the following:
- a CDS encoding helix-turn-helix domain-containing protein gives MPVFRVEKNSNYTTMCNYHLRDQGLSLKGKGLLSMLLSLPDTWNYSVRGLSSITPDGVDGVLTALKELERLGYLERNQQRESNGRMGRAEYVIYEMPRKKPCSESLCTEKPYTVNPDTDTPVTENPAQLSTNRTSTETINKREKKEIQHRYGSYENVLLSDTEYGKLRQEFPGDYQMRVERLSEYMASTGRSYKNHLATIRSWAKREKPKYNPADYTFEEGDSL, from the coding sequence ATGCCGGTATTCAGGGTTGAGAAGAACAGCAATTACACAACGATGTGCAATTACCACCTGCGGGATCAGGGTCTCAGCCTGAAAGGAAAAGGACTTCTCTCTATGCTGCTCAGTTTGCCGGACACATGGAACTATTCGGTACGGGGATTGTCTTCGATTACACCGGACGGCGTAGATGGAGTGCTTACGGCTCTGAAAGAGCTGGAGCGTCTTGGGTATCTGGAAAGGAACCAGCAGCGTGAGAGCAACGGTCGGATGGGAAGAGCAGAGTATGTGATTTATGAGATGCCGAGGAAAAAGCCGTGTTCGGAATCACTGTGTACGGAAAAACCGTATACGGTAAATCCGGATACGGACACACCGGTTACGGAAAATCCCGCGCAATTAAGTACTAATAGAACAAGTACTGAAACAATCAATAAAAGAGAGAAGAAGGAAATTCAGCACCGATATGGCTCATACGAAAATGTTCTTCTCTCTGACACAGAATACGGCAAGCTCCGGCAGGAGTTCCCAGGAGATTATCAGATGCGGGTTGAACGGCTCTCTGAGTATATGGCCTCCACCGGCAGAAGCTACAAAAATCACCTTGCCACAATCCGGAGCTGGGCAAAGAGAGAAAAGCCGAAGTATAACCCGGCAGACTACACATTTGAGGAAGGAGACAGCCTATGA